Proteins from one Salvelinus namaycush isolate Seneca chromosome 34, SaNama_1.0, whole genome shotgun sequence genomic window:
- the pld3 gene encoding 5'-3' exonuclease PLD3 — protein MISDIPYEKMCDVESRREESCRKGQMYYRCLLGLTAVATLLLAALFLQTLLLPVVNSSPNKPGFKLPLPLTDTCTDPCKIVLLESIPEGLEFNSSVTNPSIYQAWLNLISEARSSVDIASFYWTLTNKDTGTHEPTANQGEDVLNRLVQVSRKLSVRIAVNTPTESQPQEDINLLKSSGADVRAVNMRNLTTGVLHTKFWVVDNKHIYIGSANMDWRSLTQVKELGAVVYNCSCLAADLGKIFEAYWYLGQKDTPIPSPWPSSFNTPYNKDTPLQLPLNGTASSVYLSSSPPSFCAAGRTRDLQSILSVMEDAREFVYIAVMNYLPTMEFSQPKRYWAEIDTQIRRVAYEKRVKVRLLISCWASTSPVMIPFLKALDSMQEPKAKLDVQVKLFIVPANPKQKEIPFARVNHNKYMVTDKVAYIGTSNWSGDYFVNTAGSALVVNQTAAQSVEPTVQAQLQAVFERDWDSAYSTPIHQHADLKMVC, from the exons TATTATAGGTGTCTGCTGGGTCTCACTGCGGTGGCCACTCTGCTATTGGCTGCCCTGTTCCTCCAGACCCTGCTGCTTCCCGTGGTTAACTCCTCCCCAAACAAGCCCGGCTTCAAGCTCCCACTTCCTCTCACTGACACCTGCACCGACCCCTGCAA AATCGTTCTGTTGGAGAGCATCCCAGAGGGGTTAGAGTTCAACTCTAGTGTCACCAACCCATCCATCTACCAGGCTTGGCTCAACCTGATTAGTGAGGCTCGCAGTAGCGTGGACATTGCGTCTTTCTATTGGACGCTCACCAACAAAGATACAGGCACTCACGAGCCAACAGCGAATCAG GGTGAGGATGTCCTGAATAGACTAGTTCAGGTGTCTCGGAAGCTCTCTGTCCGCATCGCTGTAAATACACCAACAGAGTCCCAACCTCAGGAAGACATCAATCTCTTAAAAAGTTCTG GTGCTGATGTAAGAGCCGTGAACATGCGGAATTTGACCACTGGAGTACTTCACACAAAGTTCTGGGTGGTAGACAACAAGCACATTTATATTGGCAGTGCCAACATGGACTGGAGGTCGCTTACCCAG GTGAAGGAGCTGGGGGCTGTGGTGTACAACTGCAGCTGCTTGGCTGCAGACCTGGGGAAGATCTTCGAGGCCTACTGGTACCTTGGGCAAAAAGACACACCCATCCCGTCTCCTTGGCCCAGCAGTTTCAACACTCCTTACAATAAGGACACGCCCCTGCAGCTGCCACTCAACGGCACAGCCTCCAGCGTGTATCTGTCG AGCTCTCCACCATCTTTCTGTGCTGCCGGGAGGACCAGAGACCTGCAGTCTATTCTCAGTGTGATGGAGGACGCACGGGAGTTTGTCTACATCGCTGTCATGAACTACCTGCCCACCATGGAGTTTTCACAACCCAAACG TTACTGGGCAGAAATTGACACTCAGATCAGACGTGTGGCATACGAGAAGCGGGTGAAGGTGCGCCTGCTCATCAGCTGTTGGGCGAGCACTTCGCCTGTCATGATCCCCTTCCTGAAAGCCTTGGATTCAATGCAGGAACCCAAGGCCAAGCTGGATGTCCAGGTG AAACTCTTTATTGTGCCAGCCAATCCAAAGCAGAAAGAAATCCCCTTTGCCAGAGTCAACCACAACAAGTACATGGTGACAGACAAGGTTGCCTACATAG GTACCTCTAACTGGTCTGGAGACTATTTTGTGAACACTGCTGGATCGGCTTTGGTGGTGAACCAAACGGCTGCCCAGTCAGTGGAGCCTACGGTCCAGGCACAACTACAGGCCGTGTTCGAAAGGGACTGGGACTCCGCCTATAGCACCCCAATCCACCAGCACGCCGACCTCAAAATGGTGTGTTAA